One window of Nocardia sp. NBC_00508 genomic DNA carries:
- a CDS encoding mycothiol transferase, with amino-acid sequence MSTEQEREDLIAMLADQRELFRITLRGIDDEQARRPTTVSELTLGGLLHHLINCERHWTSVIVRRDENAALDVSTFDGEYVMAPDETVSGLLATWDEVAAATAELIRSVDSLDTSVPTPTAPWTPERIWQSVRYTVLHILREIAHHSGHADIIREALDGASSTQQRAS; translated from the coding sequence ATGAGTACCGAACAGGAACGCGAGGATCTGATCGCGATGCTCGCCGACCAGCGCGAGCTTTTCCGTATCACCCTGCGCGGGATCGATGACGAGCAGGCGCGGCGGCCGACCACCGTGAGCGAACTGACCCTCGGTGGCTTGCTGCACCACCTGATCAACTGTGAACGGCACTGGACCTCGGTGATCGTGCGGCGGGACGAGAACGCGGCACTGGACGTCTCGACGTTCGATGGTGAGTACGTCATGGCGCCGGACGAGACCGTGTCCGGGTTGCTGGCCACCTGGGACGAGGTCGCCGCGGCAACGGCCGAGCTGATCCGCTCGGTCGACAGCCTCGACACCTCGGTTCCCACGCCGACGGCGCCGTGGACGCCGGAGCGGATCTGGCAGTCGGTGCGCTATACCGTGCTGCATATCCTGCGGGAGATCGCACACCATTCCGGGCACGCGGACATCATCCGCGAGGCGCTGGACGGCGCGAGCAGCACGCAGCAGCGCGCCTCATAG
- a CDS encoding DNA polymerase III subunit delta' produces MAGVFDRLVGQEAVESELTAAAIAARAGVVEGAMTHSWLFTGPPGSGRSVAALCFAAALQCTDPQAPGCGSCHACTTTMAGTHGDVRRVVPEGLSISTKEMREIVQVASRRPSTGRWQVVVIEDADRLTEAAGNVLLKVVEEPPHRTVFLLCAPSVDPEDISITLRSRCRHVHLVTPSIPAIARVLTERDKLDEQTATWAAAISGGHVGRARRLATDEEARARRQRALALVAAVGTSGAAYSAADELVRAADDEAKQMSAARDEREREELATALGAGGTGKGAATATRGSAGVLKDLERRQKSRATRTGRDALDRALIDVAGVYRDALAVRFGAARRGSGVALTHPDLSDQIHDLAARLRPEGLLRSIEAVLACREALDLNVKPRFALAAMAAALIAAQSQ; encoded by the coding sequence GTGGCGGGTGTCTTCGATCGGTTGGTCGGCCAGGAGGCGGTCGAGTCCGAGTTGACCGCTGCCGCCATCGCGGCGCGCGCGGGCGTGGTCGAGGGGGCGATGACGCATTCGTGGTTGTTCACCGGCCCGCCTGGATCGGGCAGATCCGTTGCGGCGCTGTGCTTCGCGGCCGCATTGCAGTGCACCGACCCGCAGGCTCCCGGGTGCGGCAGCTGCCACGCCTGCACCACAACCATGGCGGGCACACACGGTGACGTGCGCCGGGTGGTGCCCGAGGGACTGAGCATCAGCACCAAAGAGATGCGCGAGATCGTGCAGGTCGCCTCGCGTAGGCCGAGCACGGGGCGCTGGCAGGTGGTGGTGATCGAGGATGCCGACCGCTTGACCGAAGCGGCGGGAAACGTGCTGCTCAAGGTGGTCGAGGAACCGCCGCACCGGACGGTGTTCCTGCTGTGCGCGCCTTCGGTGGATCCGGAGGACATCTCGATCACACTGCGTTCCCGGTGCAGGCATGTACACCTGGTGACGCCGTCGATACCCGCCATCGCCCGGGTGCTCACCGAACGCGACAAGCTCGACGAGCAGACCGCGACCTGGGCCGCCGCCATCAGTGGCGGGCACGTCGGGCGCGCCCGCAGGCTCGCCACCGACGAGGAGGCGCGCGCCCGCCGCCAGCGTGCCCTGGCCTTGGTCGCCGCGGTCGGCACGTCCGGAGCGGCCTACTCCGCCGCCGACGAGCTGGTACGCGCGGCCGACGACGAGGCCAAACAGATGAGCGCGGCCCGCGACGAACGCGAACGAGAAGAACTCGCCACCGCCCTCGGCGCGGGCGGCACCGGCAAGGGCGCGGCGACCGCCACCCGTGGTTCCGCCGGTGTGCTGAAGGACCTGGAACGACGCCAGAAGTCCCGCGCCACCCGCACCGGCCGCGACGCCCTCGATCGCGCCCTGATCGACGTGGCCGGCGTCTACCGCGACGCGCTGGCCGTCCGTTTCGGCGCCGCCCGCCGCGGTTCCGGCGTCGCGCTCACCCACCCAGACCTTTCCGACCAGATCCACGACCTCGCCGCGCGCCTGCGCCCCGAGGGCCTGCTCCGGTCCATCGAGGCCGTCCTCGCCTGCCGAGAAGCCCTCGACCTCAACGTCAAGCCCCGCTTCGCCCTCGCCGCCATGGCCGCAGCCCTGATCGCAGCCCAGTCCCAGTGA
- a CDS encoding TetR/AcrR family transcriptional regulator, translating to MVARAGRGPRGERGAQADRILAAARKSFAERGYNGTSLRSVAQAADVDPTLVNYYFSNKTGLLKAALEPPDAFGAGIAEAAQVPLEERGRAFVEAALRMWDDPATAEVLRSIILAASHEPFAMERLRSVFSALVLQIVSASLPHDEAEVRANLVSTQIVGLAMTRYVWAIDRIADIPSEQVIRLIAPTVQHYLTGALGGDIPGNA from the coding sequence ATGGTGGCACGGGCAGGAAGGGGTCCGCGTGGGGAACGTGGCGCGCAGGCGGACCGCATTCTGGCGGCGGCCCGCAAGTCCTTCGCTGAGCGGGGCTACAACGGGACCTCATTGCGGTCGGTGGCTCAGGCCGCCGATGTGGATCCCACCCTGGTGAACTACTACTTCTCCAACAAGACGGGATTGCTGAAGGCGGCGCTGGAGCCGCCGGACGCCTTCGGTGCGGGCATTGCCGAGGCCGCCCAGGTGCCGCTGGAGGAGCGCGGGCGAGCCTTCGTGGAGGCGGCGCTGCGCATGTGGGACGACCCGGCCACCGCGGAGGTCCTGCGCTCGATCATCCTCGCGGCAAGTCACGAGCCCTTCGCCATGGAGCGCCTCCGCTCCGTCTTCTCCGCGCTCGTCCTGCAGATCGTGTCGGCGAGCCTTCCCCACGACGAGGCCGAGGTGCGCGCAAATCTGGTCTCCACGCAGATCGTGGGCCTTGCGATGACACGTTACGTCTGGGCGATCGACCGCATCGCCGACATCCCCTCAGAGCAGGTCATCCGCCTGATCGCGCCGACTGTGCAGCACTACCTCACGGGCGCCCTGGGCGGGGACATCCCGGGGAACGCCTGA
- a CDS encoding CocE/NonD family hydrolase, with translation MARFKAAGVEPGQRQLNGPQTTGRQYRNLSPALHGTTREDNVSVPVRDGTQLLADIHRPDAEGRFPALIAAAPYPRQLQDLGAPAAIIEAGASDFWVPRGYAHVIANLRGTVGSGGVYTFFDEQERKDLFDLVEWAAGQPWCDGKVGMIGISYYAMSQLEAATQRPPHLEALFPFNVTVQVREAAYHNGLLSEAFLTPWIHALGVLSAHGDRLYRKGLSRLLRRFLAIPAVHRRFSQTDGVQATRGLRLVSRFRHDAHPWNALLEAVTTDHPTRDAWWDERDLTGLLADVDIPVYLGGEWSNVPLHLTGLFQARDALAHNPHVRMAMLGEHSLPWPWESMHIEALAWFDHWLKGRDTGILEGPAIRYWLPGAEQWRTADSWPPSATHTALALSADGSLTADERPGERSYATDGANHMPGQLSWTSAPLPDDIDMVGHPELRLTATSSATDTAWILLLQDVGPDGKAADITQGWLRAGMRHVDEDASETGRPVLPMQARIAVPPGEPVDYRIPLVANARRFQRGHRIRLILTSDDNREEFQPMLLFSHAPVSMAGVNTVHSSSRLLLPILDGE, from the coding sequence ATGGCCCGATTCAAGGCCGCCGGAGTGGAGCCCGGTCAGCGTCAGCTCAACGGACCGCAGACCACCGGTCGTCAGTACCGCAACCTGTCCCCGGCCCTCCACGGGACGACCCGCGAGGACAATGTGTCCGTCCCGGTGCGCGACGGCACCCAGCTACTGGCCGACATTCACCGGCCCGACGCGGAGGGCAGGTTCCCCGCCCTTATCGCGGCGGCCCCCTACCCCCGCCAGCTCCAGGACCTGGGCGCCCCCGCGGCCATCATCGAGGCCGGCGCCAGCGACTTCTGGGTGCCGCGCGGCTACGCCCATGTCATCGCCAACCTCCGCGGCACGGTCGGCTCCGGCGGCGTCTACACCTTTTTCGACGAGCAGGAGCGCAAGGACCTGTTCGACCTGGTCGAGTGGGCCGCCGGGCAGCCCTGGTGCGACGGAAAGGTAGGCATGATCGGCATCAGCTACTACGCCATGAGCCAGCTGGAGGCAGCCACCCAGCGCCCGCCACACCTCGAAGCCCTGTTCCCTTTCAACGTCACTGTCCAGGTCCGGGAAGCCGCTTACCACAACGGCCTGTTGAGCGAGGCCTTCCTTACCCCCTGGATCCATGCGCTGGGCGTCCTGTCCGCCCACGGCGACCGCCTCTACCGCAAGGGCCTGTCCCGTCTCCTGCGCCGGTTCCTCGCCATCCCCGCCGTCCACCGGCGGTTCAGCCAGACCGACGGCGTCCAGGCAACCCGCGGCCTGCGGCTGGTCAGCCGCTTCCGCCACGACGCCCACCCATGGAACGCTCTGCTCGAGGCAGTGACCACCGATCACCCCACCCGGGATGCGTGGTGGGACGAGCGTGACCTGACCGGACTGCTCGCCGATGTCGACATACCCGTCTACCTCGGCGGCGAATGGTCCAACGTTCCCCTCCACCTGACCGGGCTCTTCCAAGCCCGGGACGCCCTCGCGCACAACCCGCACGTGCGCATGGCCATGCTCGGGGAGCACAGCCTGCCCTGGCCATGGGAAAGCATGCACATCGAGGCACTCGCCTGGTTCGACCACTGGCTCAAGGGCCGGGACACCGGCATTCTCGAAGGCCCTGCCATCCGCTACTGGTTGCCCGGGGCCGAACAGTGGCGCACCGCCGACTCCTGGCCCCCGTCGGCCACCCACACCGCCCTGGCCCTCAGCGCTGACGGCTCCCTTACGGCCGACGAGCGGCCGGGCGAGCGCAGTTACGCCACCGATGGCGCGAACCACATGCCAGGCCAGCTGAGTTGGACCAGCGCCCCCCTTCCCGACGATATCGACATGGTCGGCCACCCCGAACTACGGCTCACCGCCACCAGCAGTGCGACCGACACGGCATGGATCCTGCTTCTGCAAGACGTCGGCCCGGATGGCAAGGCCGCCGACATCACCCAGGGCTGGCTGCGCGCCGGCATGCGCCACGTCGACGAGGACGCGAGTGAGACGGGCCGGCCCGTCCTCCCGATGCAGGCGCGGATTGCCGTCCCTCCAGGCGAGCCGGTCGACTACCGCATCCCGCTGGTCGCCAACGCCCGCCGGTTCCAGCGCGGGCACCGCATCCGGCTGATCCTCACCAGCGACGACAATCGCGAGGAGTTCCAGCCCATGCTGCTGTTCAGTCACGCCCCCGTCAGCATGGCGGGCGTCAACACGGTGCACTCCAGCTCACGCCTGCTGCTTCCGATCCTGGACGGCGAATGA
- a CDS encoding DUF6069 family protein, which translates to MTTTSTRPASPSLLRYTSAVGGAILVTALLWAAAHSLGVELRVDARNGRPAQVVGLPLVAGSTLVVSLLASATRKWLDRLTDRAPTAWTRLAVTVLLVSLAPMAYVQASGSAKATLALMHLAVAAVLVPLLARGSGDRPGTQQHARNNQSIR; encoded by the coding sequence ATGACCACTACGTCCACCCGCCCGGCCAGCCCGAGCCTCCTCCGCTACACATCCGCGGTCGGCGGCGCCATCCTGGTCACAGCCCTGCTGTGGGCCGCAGCCCACAGCCTCGGCGTCGAACTTCGCGTCGATGCCCGCAACGGACGGCCGGCCCAGGTCGTCGGCCTGCCCCTCGTCGCAGGCAGCACGCTCGTCGTCTCCCTGCTCGCCTCGGCGACGCGGAAGTGGTTGGACCGGTTGACCGACCGGGCCCCGACCGCCTGGACCCGACTGGCCGTCACCGTGTTGCTGGTGTCGCTCGCGCCTATGGCGTACGTCCAGGCATCCGGCAGCGCCAAAGCGACGCTCGCCCTGATGCACCTGGCAGTCGCCGCCGTACTCGTGCCGCTCCTGGCCCGCGGAAGCGGCGATCGGCCCGGAACGCAGCAGCACGCCAGAAACAACCAATCGATCCGTTGA
- a CDS encoding AMP-binding protein yields MPSHHANLAAILVDAAARHPDRPAVRLDGATLRYAELDEASARAASLLRSAGANAGDRVGLMLPNLPAFAVPYYGIRRAGARLESGLRHPIRDPRPWAVPSPGDHRTDSIGQRPDISVRQTKCRFLDHGSTERPAPGRAVGPK; encoded by the coding sequence ATGCCCAGCCATCACGCCAACCTCGCCGCGATCCTGGTGGACGCTGCGGCGCGCCACCCCGACCGCCCCGCCGTCCGGCTCGACGGTGCCACCCTCAGGTACGCCGAACTCGACGAGGCGAGTGCCCGAGCCGCGTCGCTCCTGCGCAGCGCCGGGGCGAACGCGGGCGACCGGGTCGGCCTGATGCTGCCGAACCTGCCCGCGTTCGCCGTCCCGTACTACGGCATCCGGCGCGCCGGCGCTCGGCTCGAATCTGGTCTCCGGCACCCGATCCGCGATCCGCGACCTTGGGCGGTTCCATCGCCAGGTGATCACCGGACAGACTCCATCGGCCAACGGCCGGATATCAGTGTGCGACAGACGAAATGCCGGTTTCTCGATCATGGCAGTACAGAGAGGCCAGCACCTGGCCGCGCCGTAGGACCAAAGTAA
- a CDS encoding PPOX class F420-dependent oxidoreductase, translating to MKLADDACALIGAGADATLVTINPDGSPQVSVVWVALQSTPDGDELVTAHLGVYQKIRNVRRDPRVAVTILSSERGEVMRPYLSITGTARVVEGGAPELLTELAKTMIGRTAQFPPEDAPPGYLTRIRIDKVGGIGPWAS from the coding sequence ATGAAACTCGCCGACGACGCTTGCGCACTCATCGGTGCCGGTGCCGACGCAACGCTGGTCACCATCAACCCCGACGGCAGTCCCCAGGTATCCGTCGTCTGGGTGGCCTTGCAATCCACACCGGATGGCGACGAGCTCGTCACCGCCCACCTCGGCGTCTACCAGAAGATCCGCAACGTCCGCCGCGACCCGCGCGTCGCGGTCACCATCCTCTCCTCCGAACGCGGCGAAGTGATGCGCCCGTACTTGTCGATCACCGGCACCGCCCGCGTCGTCGAGGGCGGCGCCCCCGAACTGCTCACCGAACTCGCCAAGACCATGATCGGCCGCACAGCCCAGTTCCCGCCGGAAGACGCCCCGCCCGGTTACCTCACCCGCATCCGAATCGACAAGGTCGGCGGCATCGGCCCCTGGGCATCTTGA
- a CDS encoding alpha/beta fold hydrolase — MLVKSMRTLADARNGALTAAYRAGLRSRTFQTASLNAPTARCAVIPVTTKDGARLRVHAYGPAKGDAIVLIHGWSCSIEYWNPQINAFADRYRVVCYDQRGHGASEFGKSAPSKETLADDLAAVLAATLRPGQRAVLVGHSMGGITVQAWASVYPDQVRRYAAAAVLLNTSSGNIRYDTDLLPLLNKPLTLADRPITLLGANVRIPMIVAETLLTAPVPLPGGWPASALLKARVMTEQATADQVEFALGIVRSCRPLTRGKHAAALADIDLAEAAASLTVPTTVIAGAQDRLLPERMSRRIADALRDTGHLAAYHVWPTGHLGNIEAADRFNAELASIAERVHLRSAAAG; from the coding sequence ATGCTGGTGAAGTCGATGAGGACGCTGGCGGACGCGCGTAACGGCGCGCTCACTGCCGCTTACCGTGCCGGACTGCGGTCCCGCACCTTTCAGACCGCGTCTCTGAACGCCCCCACCGCACGCTGTGCGGTCATCCCGGTCACCACCAAGGACGGTGCCCGCCTGCGGGTGCATGCTTACGGTCCCGCCAAGGGCGACGCCATTGTTCTGATCCACGGCTGGAGTTGCAGTATCGAGTACTGGAACCCGCAGATCAACGCCTTCGCCGATCGCTATCGAGTGGTCTGTTACGACCAGCGCGGCCACGGTGCGAGCGAATTCGGCAAGTCCGCGCCGAGCAAGGAAACGCTGGCCGACGACCTGGCCGCCGTCCTGGCCGCCACCCTCCGCCCCGGCCAACGCGCGGTGCTCGTCGGCCACAGCATGGGCGGCATCACCGTGCAGGCGTGGGCTTCGGTCTACCCGGACCAGGTGCGGCGGTACGCCGCCGCGGCCGTGCTGCTGAACACCAGCTCGGGCAACATCCGGTACGACACCGATCTGCTCCCGCTGCTGAACAAGCCGCTGACCTTGGCCGACCGGCCGATTACCCTGCTCGGCGCCAACGTGCGGATACCGATGATCGTCGCCGAGACATTGCTCACCGCCCCGGTGCCACTGCCGGGTGGTTGGCCCGCAAGCGCGCTGCTCAAGGCACGGGTGATGACCGAGCAGGCCACCGCGGACCAGGTGGAGTTCGCCCTCGGCATCGTGCGTTCCTGCCGACCGCTCACCCGGGGCAAGCACGCAGCCGCGCTCGCCGACATCGATCTCGCCGAGGCCGCCGCCTCGCTCACGGTGCCGACCACGGTGATCGCGGGCGCGCAAGATCGGTTGCTGCCCGAGCGTATGTCGCGTCGTATCGCGGACGCGCTGCGCGACACTGGCCATTTGGCCGCATACCATGTGTGGCCCACTGGCCACCTGGGCAATATCGAAGCCGCCGACCGCTTCAACGCGGAATTGGCGAGCATCGCCGAGCGCGTCCACTTGCGCTCCGCAGCTGCCGGCTGA
- a CDS encoding glyoxalase superfamily protein: MPQSGVVKIRFEPPIPVLRMFDVARTFEFYRDYLGFAVDWEHRFGAEFPLYAQVSRAGAKIHLSEHHGDGTPGTVVWIAVEDVFAWQAELAGKSYGYAEPGSPEDGPGGPGFELVDPSGNVLRFAQPE; encoded by the coding sequence ATGCCACAATCAGGCGTGGTCAAGATCCGTTTCGAGCCGCCGATACCCGTGCTGCGCATGTTCGATGTCGCGCGGACCTTCGAGTTCTATCGCGACTACCTGGGTTTCGCCGTCGACTGGGAGCACCGCTTCGGCGCTGAGTTCCCGCTGTACGCGCAGGTCTCCCGGGCCGGAGCGAAGATTCATCTCAGCGAGCACCACGGCGACGGCACGCCGGGCACGGTCGTGTGGATCGCGGTGGAGGATGTGTTCGCCTGGCAGGCCGAGCTGGCCGGCAAGAGCTATGGCTACGCCGAACCCGGCAGTCCGGAGGACGGTCCGGGTGGGCCGGGATTCGAGCTGGTCGATCCATCCGGCAACGTGCTGCGTTTCGCCCAGCCGGAGTAG
- a CDS encoding DUF2752 domain-containing protein, with translation MDIARIGPGLATAPDAEQRTDAEQRTGWRAVGLPLLVAGIGVGIGVLLHLRDPHVEGSYGTCPVYALTGWYCPGCGGMRAVHNLTEGQIIDAVQSNLLAIPLVLAFAVWVTDWTIRAWRGQKMRLPSISRITMWTFFGLLAVYTVLRNTPWGTLLTPV, from the coding sequence GTGGACATCGCGCGCATCGGCCCCGGACTTGCGACCGCTCCGGATGCCGAGCAGAGGACGGATGCCGAGCAGAGGACCGGTTGGCGCGCGGTGGGTCTGCCGCTGCTGGTGGCGGGTATCGGCGTAGGTATCGGCGTGTTGTTGCACCTGCGGGATCCCCATGTCGAAGGCTCCTACGGCACCTGCCCGGTCTATGCCCTGACCGGCTGGTACTGCCCGGGATGCGGCGGGATGCGCGCCGTACACAACCTCACCGAGGGACAGATCATCGATGCCGTGCAGAGCAATCTACTCGCGATTCCGCTGGTGCTCGCGTTCGCGGTGTGGGTGACGGACTGGACCATCCGGGCCTGGCGCGGTCAGAAGATGCGTCTGCCGTCGATCAGCCGGATCACCATGTGGACATTTTTCGGATTGCTGGCGGTCTACACCGTGCTGCGCAATACGCCGTGGGGGACCCTGCTCACACCGGTGTAG
- a CDS encoding M1 family metallopeptidase, which produces MAGKFYEAPIDEYLPQNGNRGYRVSRYELELAYRVAGNRLTGRATITAVTTAMQPRFALDLAQALTVSKVFVNGTKAAKYTHQHGKLVITPQQRIPAGGVLSVVVQYGGIPKPVRGPWGEVGWEELTEGALVASQPNGAASWFPCDDHPSSKASYRISITTDSPYYAQANGTLLRKQTKASQTTWVYEQAEPMPSYLATIQIGHYRKHRIGSAHSPVPMQAVIPPRLRANFDHDFARQPAMLEVFTEKFGPYPLEGYTVVVTDDELEIPIEAQGISIFGANHCDGRRGAERLIAHELAHQWFGNSLTIRQWRDIWLHEGFACYAEWIWSEAAGGPTADQLARAARHNLSRQPQDIIVGDPGPRRMFDDRVYKRGALALHALRLELGDSTFFNLLREWTIRYRHSSVTTEEFTDLAGHYSLVPLRPLWDSWLLAEPLPQLPPHGGMSIT; this is translated from the coding sequence ATGGCGGGCAAGTTCTACGAAGCCCCCATCGATGAGTACCTACCGCAGAATGGCAATCGGGGGTATCGGGTCTCCCGGTACGAACTGGAGCTGGCCTATCGGGTCGCGGGCAACCGGCTCACCGGACGGGCCACGATCACCGCGGTGACCACCGCTATGCAGCCGCGCTTCGCACTCGACCTCGCGCAAGCGCTCACCGTCTCGAAGGTGTTCGTCAACGGGACCAAGGCCGCGAAATACACCCATCAGCACGGCAAATTGGTGATCACGCCGCAGCAGCGGATTCCGGCGGGCGGCGTGCTGTCGGTGGTGGTGCAGTACGGCGGCATCCCCAAACCGGTGCGCGGACCGTGGGGCGAAGTCGGCTGGGAGGAACTCACCGAGGGCGCGCTCGTGGCCAGTCAGCCCAATGGCGCGGCATCTTGGTTCCCCTGTGACGACCATCCGAGTTCCAAAGCCAGCTACCGGATTTCGATCACCACCGATTCGCCGTATTACGCGCAGGCCAACGGCACCCTGCTGCGCAAGCAGACGAAGGCCAGCCAGACCACCTGGGTCTACGAGCAGGCGGAGCCGATGCCGAGCTACCTGGCGACCATCCAGATCGGCCACTATCGCAAGCATCGCATCGGTTCCGCACACTCCCCGGTACCGATGCAGGCCGTCATTCCGCCGCGGCTGCGCGCGAACTTCGACCACGATTTCGCCCGGCAGCCGGCCATGCTCGAGGTCTTCACCGAGAAGTTCGGCCCCTATCCGCTCGAGGGGTACACGGTGGTCGTCACCGACGACGAGTTGGAGATCCCGATCGAGGCGCAGGGCATCTCCATCTTCGGTGCCAACCACTGCGACGGTCGCCGCGGCGCCGAGCGGCTGATCGCGCACGAGCTGGCGCATCAGTGGTTCGGCAACAGCCTGACCATCCGCCAATGGCGCGACATCTGGCTGCACGAAGGTTTCGCCTGCTACGCGGAATGGATTTGGTCGGAAGCGGCGGGCGGTCCCACTGCCGACCAGCTGGCCCGCGCCGCGCGGCACAATCTTTCCCGCCAGCCCCAGGACATCATCGTCGGCGACCCAGGGCCGCGGCGCATGTTCGATGACCGCGTCTACAAACGTGGCGCGCTGGCCTTGCACGCCCTGCGCTTGGAACTCGGCGATTCGACGTTCTTCAACCTGCTGCGCGAATGGACGATCCGCTACCGGCACTCGTCGGTGACCACCGAGGAATTCACCGACCTCGCGGGACACTACAGCCTGGTGCCGCTGCGCCCGCTGTGGGACAGCTGGCTGCTCGCCGAACCGCTACCCCAGCTGCCGCCGCACGGCGGCATGTCGATTACCTGA